In Dyella terrae, one DNA window encodes the following:
- a CDS encoding SOS response-associated peptidase family protein: MCYSAQILSEYRKFERAFGAGIDIKRYVELFWEKRKQGGWNKLPKAMRHSFSPPRNAGEMELAKLVAEGDRERAEALEREIDEQTARLEKARAVMASARPTKKAADDQRIAGNKIRAAQRQLDDLRRKEPMPDDSRIFPGSYAPVMIMQDNKRVVVPMRYQCRLPGWNAGMERKYPGTYNARRDKLEESWGKLFGHFHGVMVANVLYENVARHAMEQRELAEGERPENVVLEFRPEPPQDMLIACLWSFSPGMHGEADLFSFAAVTDDPPPEVVAAGHDRFVIPIKPENLDAWLKPNPNDLQALYDILDDRPRPYYEHRIAA; encoded by the coding sequence ATGTGCTACTCCGCGCAAATCCTCTCCGAATATCGCAAATTCGAGCGCGCATTCGGCGCCGGCATCGACATCAAGCGCTACGTCGAGCTGTTTTGGGAGAAGCGCAAGCAAGGCGGCTGGAACAAGTTGCCCAAGGCGATGCGTCATTCATTTTCTCCACCGCGCAATGCCGGGGAAATGGAACTGGCGAAGCTGGTGGCCGAAGGCGATCGCGAACGCGCCGAAGCGCTGGAACGCGAGATCGACGAACAGACGGCGCGACTTGAAAAGGCCAGGGCCGTCATGGCGTCGGCCAGACCGACCAAGAAGGCGGCGGACGACCAGCGCATCGCCGGCAACAAGATCCGCGCGGCGCAACGGCAACTGGACGACTTGCGTCGCAAGGAACCCATGCCGGACGACTCGCGCATCTTTCCCGGCAGTTATGCGCCCGTGATGATCATGCAGGACAACAAGCGCGTGGTCGTTCCCATGCGCTACCAGTGCCGCCTCCCTGGCTGGAATGCCGGCATGGAACGCAAGTATCCGGGCACGTACAACGCGCGGCGCGACAAGCTGGAAGAATCCTGGGGCAAGCTCTTCGGGCACTTTCACGGTGTGATGGTGGCGAACGTTCTCTACGAGAACGTCGCTCGCCATGCGATGGAACAACGTGAACTGGCGGAAGGCGAGCGACCCGAGAACGTCGTCCTCGAGTTTCGACCTGAGCCGCCGCAGGACATGCTCATTGCCTGCCTCTGGTCGTTCAGTCCCGGCATGCACGGCGAAGCGGATCTGTTTTCATTTGCCGCCGTCACGGATGACCCGCCACCGGAAGTGGTCGCGGCCGGTCATGATCGTTTCGTGATACCGATCAAGCCAGAAAACCTGGACGCCTGGCTCAAGCCCAACCCCAACGATCTGCAGGCGCTGTACGACATCCTGGATGACCGGCCGCGCCCCTATTACGAACATCGCATTGCTGCCTGA
- the rocF gene encoding arginase, translating to MGKQAVSLIGVPTDIGAGHRGASMGPEALRVANLMDRLVRRGIEVVDRGNLQGPINPWLPPEEGYRHLPAVVAWNRAVYTAIYTELSAGRLPVMLGGDHCLAIGSITAVARHCREQGKKLRVLWLDAHADFNTAEITPSGNVHGMPVACLCGMGPEELTTLGGSKPATSPEVFRQIGIRSVDEGEKRLVREAKVAIHDMRHIDEVGMKRVMEEALEGVDENTHLHVSFDVDFLDPSIAPGVGTTVRGGPNYREAQLCMEMIADSGRLASLDIVELNPAFDKRNQTAKLAVDLVESLFGKSTLIR from the coding sequence ATGGGCAAGCAGGCTGTATCCCTGATCGGTGTACCCACCGACATCGGCGCCGGACACCGCGGTGCCTCGATGGGGCCCGAGGCCCTGCGCGTCGCCAACCTGATGGATCGGCTCGTGCGCCGTGGCATCGAGGTGGTCGATCGCGGCAACCTGCAAGGGCCGATCAATCCCTGGCTGCCGCCGGAGGAGGGCTATCGCCATCTGCCGGCCGTGGTGGCCTGGAACCGCGCGGTCTACACGGCCATCTACACCGAACTATCGGCCGGGCGCCTTCCGGTGATGCTTGGTGGCGACCATTGCCTGGCGATCGGTTCGATCACCGCCGTGGCGCGCCATTGCCGCGAGCAGGGCAAGAAGCTTCGCGTCCTGTGGCTCGACGCGCACGCCGACTTCAACACGGCCGAGATCACGCCGTCGGGCAACGTGCACGGCATGCCCGTCGCGTGCCTGTGTGGCATGGGTCCGGAAGAACTGACCACGCTGGGCGGCAGCAAGCCGGCCACGTCACCGGAGGTCTTCCGCCAGATCGGCATTCGTTCGGTCGACGAAGGCGAAAAACGCCTTGTGCGGGAAGCGAAGGTCGCCATTCACGACATGCGCCATATCGACGAAGTCGGCATGAAGCGCGTGATGGAAGAGGCGCTTGAAGGCGTGGACGAAAACACGCACCTGCACGTCAGCTTCGATGTCGACTTCCTCGATCCGAGCATCGCGCCGGGTGTCGGTACCACGGTGCGCGGTGGCCCGAATTACCGTGAAGCACAGTTGTGCATGGAGATGATCGCCGACTCCGGCCGACTCGCCTCGCTCGACATCGTCGAACTCAATCCCGCGTTCGACAAACGCAACCAGACGGCCAAACTCGCCGTCGACCTGGTGGAATCGTTGTTTGGCAAGTCCACGCTGATCCGCTGA
- a CDS encoding TonB family protein, with protein sequence MDPPRLPAATENTFEGSVALAVVVSPDGHVTQARVLASRLTPVGHGGRAAKGYEAAAVDAARTARFSSPPLTCQRNLPVRFAVVEATALDDHGGGH encoded by the coding sequence ATGGATCCCCCGCGACTTCCGGCAGCGACGGAGAACACGTTCGAAGGGAGCGTCGCGCTTGCCGTCGTCGTGTCGCCGGACGGGCACGTTACGCAGGCCAGGGTGCTGGCATCTCGCCTTACTCCGGTCGGCCATGGGGGGCGTGCTGCGAAAGGCTACGAAGCGGCCGCGGTGGATGCGGCGCGTACTGCACGATTCTCGTCGCCGCCACTGACCTGCCAGCGAAACCTGCCGGTGCGCTTTGCGGTGGTCGAGGCTACTGCCCTTGACGATCACGGCGGCGGGCATTGA
- a CDS encoding sensor histidine kinase yields MPSLAAKPTTNEPESPRRPFSLAARAALATGFVLAAFLGVVGLTLSRTSAETGLKELQDRLQNYVVAYLAGTEVGRSGKVLLPDTPPDPRFSQPGSGLYALAMGENGAKLESPSAIGRDFNFLPTLEPGESQFVGPIETRMGRLYYYAYGVALDTSEKKSVKLTFMVAQAEDQLEGQNAVFRRSLGFWLASLGVMLILLQLLLLRWSLTPLRKVASDMTRVERGDTDRLDSQYPLELTGLTERINAFIDSEREQRVRYRNTLADLAHSLKTPLAVIRSRLESVDGNSPLRNDVLDQVRRMDELVAYQLARAATTGRQTFATAIPIAGHAEDLVQSLEKVYAAKNVLCEFDIDDGAAFYGEQGDLLELMGNLLENAFKWARHRVLLVVKMEPMAGRQRPGLFLSVEDDGPGIDDDKIEKVLQRGVRGDERVQGHGIGLSIVQDIVKAYRGELSVDRSEEFGGARFSVTLPPG; encoded by the coding sequence TTGCCATCCCTCGCAGCGAAGCCGACGACGAATGAGCCTGAATCGCCGCGCCGCCCGTTTTCACTGGCGGCGCGTGCGGCTCTGGCCACCGGCTTCGTGCTGGCGGCCTTTCTCGGCGTTGTCGGACTCACGCTTTCCCGCACCAGCGCCGAGACCGGGCTGAAGGAACTGCAGGATCGCTTGCAGAACTACGTTGTGGCCTACCTGGCTGGCACCGAAGTGGGCCGGTCGGGAAAAGTGTTGCTGCCCGATACGCCGCCGGACCCGCGCTTCTCGCAGCCGGGCTCGGGTCTCTATGCGCTCGCCATGGGCGAGAACGGGGCCAAGCTGGAGTCGCCGTCAGCCATCGGCCGCGATTTCAATTTCCTGCCGACGCTGGAGCCGGGTGAAAGCCAGTTCGTCGGCCCCATCGAAACGCGCATGGGGCGCCTGTATTACTACGCCTACGGTGTTGCGCTCGACACCTCCGAGAAGAAGTCAGTCAAGCTGACTTTCATGGTGGCCCAGGCCGAGGATCAGCTCGAAGGCCAGAATGCGGTGTTCCGGCGCAGCCTCGGATTCTGGCTGGCGTCGCTTGGCGTGATGTTGATCCTGCTGCAACTGCTGTTGCTGCGTTGGAGCCTGACGCCGCTGCGCAAGGTAGCCAGCGACATGACGCGCGTCGAACGCGGCGACACCGATCGACTCGACAGCCAGTATCCGCTGGAACTGACGGGACTGACCGAACGCATCAACGCCTTCATCGACAGCGAGCGCGAACAGCGCGTCAGGTATCGCAATACGCTGGCCGACCTGGCACACAGCCTGAAAACGCCGCTCGCGGTGATTCGTTCACGGCTTGAGTCGGTGGACGGCAACTCGCCCCTGCGCAACGACGTGCTCGACCAGGTGCGGCGCATGGACGAGCTGGTGGCTTACCAGTTGGCGCGCGCAGCCACGACGGGCCGGCAGACGTTCGCGACGGCCATTCCGATTGCCGGGCACGCTGAGGATCTCGTGCAGAGCCTCGAGAAGGTTTACGCCGCAAAGAACGTGCTGTGCGAATTCGATATCGACGATGGCGCCGCGTTCTACGGTGAGCAGGGCGATCTGCTTGAGCTGATGGGCAACCTGCTGGAGAACGCCTTCAAGTGGGCGCGTCATCGCGTATTGCTGGTGGTGAAGATGGAGCCGATGGCCGGTCGCCAGCGCCCTGGCTTGTTCCTGAGCGTGGAAGACGACGGCCCTGGCATCGATGACGACAAGATCGAAAAGGTCCTGCAGCGCGGCGTGCGTGGCGACGAGCGCGTGCAAGGACACGGCATTGGCCTGTCGATCGTGCAGGACATCGTCAAGGCCTATCGTGGCGAGTTGTCCGTCGATCGTTCCGAGGAATTCGGCGGTGCGCGCTTCAGCGTGACCTTGCCACCCGGATGA
- the dusA gene encoding tRNA dihydrouridine(20/20a) synthase DusA has translation MHPNSAPWRLSVAPMLDWTDRHCRYFHRLLSPHARLYTEMVTSAALVRGKQLRLLEHSQQEHPVALQLGGSDPQELAIAARYGADAGYDEINLNVGCPSDRVQSGKFGACLMREPSLVGDCVRAMRESVEVPVTVKCRIGVDDQDDYADLQRFTETMVGAGVDILVVHARKAWLQGLSPKENREIPPLDYERVYRLKREFPHLVIVINGGITTVEQVQAHLKQVDGVMLGRAAYHDPYVLAQVEAALYGEALPERETVIRHLRPYIEAELARGTALKHITRHLLGLFQGEPGARSFRRVLSEGAHQPGAGWGLIEQALEPLRSAA, from the coding sequence ATGCACCCGAATTCTGCCCCCTGGCGCCTTTCCGTCGCCCCCATGCTCGACTGGACGGACCGCCACTGCCGCTATTTCCATCGGCTGTTGTCGCCGCATGCCCGTCTCTATACCGAGATGGTGACCAGTGCCGCGCTGGTGCGGGGCAAGCAGCTGCGCCTTCTCGAGCACAGCCAGCAGGAGCATCCGGTGGCCTTGCAGCTCGGTGGCAGCGATCCACAGGAGTTGGCCATTGCCGCACGCTACGGCGCCGACGCCGGCTACGACGAGATCAACCTCAACGTGGGTTGCCCGTCCGATCGCGTGCAGTCGGGCAAGTTCGGTGCCTGCCTGATGCGCGAGCCCTCGCTGGTGGGTGACTGCGTGCGGGCGATGCGTGAATCGGTGGAAGTTCCGGTGACCGTGAAGTGCCGCATCGGCGTGGACGACCAGGACGACTACGCGGACCTGCAGCGCTTCACCGAAACGATGGTGGGCGCGGGCGTGGACATCCTGGTCGTGCACGCGCGCAAGGCATGGCTGCAGGGACTGAGCCCCAAGGAGAATCGCGAGATTCCCCCACTGGACTACGAGCGCGTGTATCGCCTGAAACGCGAGTTCCCGCACCTGGTCATCGTTATCAATGGCGGCATCACCACGGTGGAGCAGGTGCAGGCGCATCTGAAGCAGGTCGATGGCGTGATGCTGGGGCGTGCGGCATATCACGACCCCTATGTCCTGGCGCAGGTGGAGGCCGCTCTTTATGGCGAGGCCTTGCCGGAGCGCGAAACAGTTATCCGGCACCTGCGTCCCTACATTGAGGCAGAGCTGGCGCGTGGCACGGCCCTCAAGCACATCACCCGGCACCTGCTGGGACTGTTCCAGGGCGAGCCGGGCGCGCGCAGCTTCCGGCGCGTCCTCAGCGAGGGCGCGCACCAGCCCGGAGCAGGGTGGGGACTCATCGAGCAGGCGCTGGAACCCCTCCGGTCCGCCGCGTGA
- a CDS encoding rhodanese-like domain-containing protein, whose product MRLAALVILLVLAGAAGAADAPLARTELIQRQQAGQAPFLLDVRRADEFRDGHIEGALNVPVEQLSGRYTALGVPRDREIVVYCVSGRRAAKAQEILEARGYTHVRLLDGSMNAWREEKLPLVREAGAQP is encoded by the coding sequence ATGCGCCTTGCCGCCCTGGTCATCCTTCTGGTCCTGGCCGGTGCGGCGGGAGCCGCCGATGCGCCGCTTGCGCGCACCGAGCTGATCCAGCGCCAGCAAGCCGGGCAGGCTCCGTTCCTGCTCGATGTCCGTCGCGCCGACGAGTTCCGCGACGGCCACATCGAAGGCGCCCTCAATGTCCCCGTAGAGCAACTATCCGGGCGCTACACTGCGCTTGGCGTGCCGCGCGACCGGGAAATCGTCGTCTACTGCGTTTCCGGCCGTCGCGCCGCCAAGGCCCAGGAAATCCTGGAGGCACGGGGCTACACCCACGTGCGCCTCCTTGATGGCAGCATGAACGCCTGGCGCGAGGAAAAACTCCCGCTGGTGCGCGAAGCGGGTGCGCAACCTTAG
- a CDS encoding zinc-dependent peptidase, which yields MSRFDPPPIPDTLWRRALAQCPLARRLDEPRLTALAGLSATFLSRKRFHALAGATLDERTRVLIAMQACLPALHQGIDALRGWREILIYPGEFKARRSHHDELSGVVSETDDILIGEAWERGPLVLSLADVQLDLEQPWDGFNVVVHEMAHKFDMLDGAPDGVPLLPAHIERREWILAFQRAFDHHSDDVARGRDTLIDPYGAEAADEYFAVVSELHWSQPGVLQRAAPTVAQLLTAYYGESPAPV from the coding sequence TTGTCGCGCTTCGACCCGCCCCCCATTCCTGACACGCTCTGGCGCCGCGCACTGGCGCAATGTCCGCTTGCGCGCCGACTTGACGAACCACGCCTGACGGCCCTCGCCGGACTCAGCGCCACTTTCCTCTCGCGCAAGCGCTTCCATGCCCTGGCCGGTGCCACGCTGGACGAACGCACGCGCGTCCTGATCGCCATGCAAGCCTGTCTGCCCGCGCTTCACCAGGGCATCGACGCGCTGCGCGGCTGGCGTGAAATCCTGATTTATCCTGGCGAGTTCAAAGCCCGTCGCAGCCACCACGACGAACTCAGCGGTGTCGTCAGCGAAACCGATGACATCCTCATCGGCGAAGCCTGGGAACGCGGTCCGCTGGTGCTGTCCCTGGCAGACGTGCAACTGGACCTGGAACAACCGTGGGACGGTTTCAATGTGGTCGTCCACGAGATGGCTCACAAGTTCGACATGCTCGACGGCGCACCCGATGGCGTTCCGTTGTTGCCAGCACACATCGAGCGACGCGAATGGATCCTGGCTTTCCAGCGTGCATTCGATCACCACTCCGACGATGTCGCGCGCGGACGCGACACGCTGATCGACCCCTACGGTGCCGAGGCGGCCGACGAGTACTTTGCCGTGGTGAGCGAACTGCACTGGTCGCAGCCTGGCGTACTGCAGCGAGCCGCACCGACTGTCGCGCAGTTGCTCACGGCGTACTACGGCGAATCGCCGGCACCCGTCTGA
- a CDS encoding SPOR domain-containing protein: MLVRLFFVLLIALNIAVGAWLWLGQDDARNRSAADSGVPQLRLLSERPVAPEPVPVTPATSGATAQASSVSGPTTAAASTVAPAAELPRPAPKPNSFTCISIGPFPTPQDMRTARAALTAQAARMRSRQEQTTQSRGWWVYLPASASREQALEQARRLSAAHIDDYFVVGSGGQPNTISLGLFKDPANARKRRDEVVAAGFSALMTERTETVPEYWLDLAVADGSRFDWRSKVRGPGVGSHSTGCF; encoded by the coding sequence ATGCTGGTTCGTCTGTTCTTCGTCCTCCTGATCGCCCTGAATATCGCCGTCGGCGCATGGCTGTGGCTGGGGCAGGACGATGCGCGCAATCGCAGCGCGGCCGATTCGGGCGTGCCCCAGCTGCGCCTGTTGTCCGAGCGACCGGTCGCACCCGAGCCCGTGCCCGTCACGCCGGCAACCAGCGGCGCCACCGCGCAGGCCAGCAGCGTATCCGGCCCCACGACGGCGGCCGCCTCGACGGTGGCACCGGCTGCGGAACTGCCCCGTCCGGCGCCAAAGCCGAACAGCTTCACCTGCATCTCGATCGGCCCGTTCCCGACGCCACAGGACATGCGCACGGCGCGCGCCGCCCTGACCGCGCAGGCGGCGCGCATGCGCTCGCGCCAGGAGCAGACGACCCAGTCCCGCGGCTGGTGGGTCTACCTGCCGGCCAGCGCCAGCCGCGAACAGGCGCTGGAACAGGCGCGTCGTCTCAGTGCCGCGCATATCGACGACTACTTCGTGGTGGGTTCGGGCGGCCAGCCCAACACCATCTCGCTGGGCCTGTTCAAGGACCCGGCCAATGCCCGCAAACGCCGCGACGAAGTGGTCGCGGCGGGTTTCTCCGCGCTGATGACCGAGCGTACGGAGACCGTGCCCGAATACTGGCTGGACCTGGCCGTGGCCGACGGCAGTCGTTTCGACTGGCGCAGCAAAGTCCGTGGCCCCGGCGTCGGTTCGCACAGCACCGGTTGTTTTTGA
- a CDS encoding sensor domain-containing diguanylate cyclase, whose translation MPSIPSSLPTTDFMGMLASSVSQARTLEDLTRPLLELLQTVTGLDSTYLTTIDLDAGVQRIVYARNTRELDIPEGLAVPWEGTLCKRALEEDRLYTDDVAECWADSAPARELGISTYASSPVRTEDGELYGTLCAASMDSLPLAEGSMQVLQMFSRLIAQQIDRERLVSALRRANDSLAVSALTDTTTRLPNRRALMDQLRHRLSLENASHVLLVAFIDLDGFKAINDKHGHETGDRFLSAIGGRMQGAMRDMDFVARHGGDEFVVLSEAPHGDAEACLASLRERLESACSGRYNLGGLLLDYAGPSIGIVVARPGEHECEALLAQADAAMYEVKRARRAARV comes from the coding sequence ATGCCCAGCATTCCATCGAGCCTGCCCACCACGGATTTCATGGGCATGCTGGCCAGTTCGGTTTCCCAGGCAAGGACGCTCGAGGATCTCACCCGCCCCCTGCTCGAACTTCTCCAGACCGTCACCGGACTGGATTCGACCTACCTGACCACCATTGACCTCGACGCCGGCGTGCAGCGCATCGTCTATGCGCGCAACACGCGCGAGCTGGATATCCCCGAAGGCCTGGCGGTTCCCTGGGAAGGCACCCTGTGCAAGCGGGCCCTGGAAGAAGATCGCCTCTACACCGACGACGTCGCCGAATGCTGGGCCGATTCGGCACCCGCGCGCGAGCTGGGTATTTCGACTTACGCCAGCTCGCCCGTACGCACGGAGGACGGCGAGCTGTACGGCACGCTTTGCGCGGCGAGCATGGATTCCCTGCCGCTGGCCGAAGGCTCGATGCAGGTATTGCAGATGTTCTCCCGACTGATTGCCCAGCAGATTGATCGCGAACGCCTGGTAAGCGCGCTGCGTCGCGCCAACGATTCGCTGGCAGTGAGCGCGCTGACCGATACCACCACGCGCCTCCCCAATCGCCGCGCACTGATGGACCAGCTTCGTCATCGCCTGAGCCTGGAGAACGCCAGCCACGTACTGCTGGTGGCTTTCATCGATCTGGACGGATTCAAGGCGATCAACGACAAGCATGGGCACGAAACCGGCGATCGCTTTCTCAGCGCGATCGGCGGTCGCATGCAGGGCGCCATGCGCGACATGGACTTTGTCGCGCGCCACGGTGGCGATGAGTTCGTCGTCCTTTCGGAGGCACCGCACGGCGATGCCGAGGCTTGCCTGGCTTCGCTGCGCGAGCGCCTGGAGTCCGCTTGCTCGGGTCGATACAACCTCGGTGGCCTGTTGCTCGACTACGCCGGTCCCAGCATCGGCATCGTCGTGGCGCGACCGGGAGAGCACGAGTGCGAAGCGTTGCTGGCCCAGGCCGATGCGGCCATGTACGAGGTGAAACGGGCGCGACGCGCAGCGCGCGTCTAG
- a CDS encoding response regulator transcription factor — protein MRILLVEDEAPLRETLAARLKRDGFAVDAAQDGEEGMYLGREVPFDLAIIDLGLPKMSGMDLVKSLREAGQRYPILILTARGSWQDKVEGLKHGADDYLVKPFHVEELLARINALVRRASGWSKPVLACGPIKLDTTAQTVSVEGKLVDLTSYEYKVLEYLMLHAGELVSKADLTEHIYQQDFDRDSNVLEVFIGRLRRKLDPEGTLKPIETVRGRGYRFAIPRSEADDE, from the coding sequence ATGCGCATCCTTTTGGTAGAGGACGAGGCGCCGCTGCGCGAAACCCTCGCCGCCCGCCTGAAGCGCGATGGTTTTGCCGTCGACGCGGCGCAGGACGGCGAAGAGGGCATGTACCTCGGCCGCGAAGTGCCGTTCGACCTGGCCATCATCGACCTGGGCCTGCCCAAGATGTCGGGCATGGACCTGGTCAAGTCCCTGCGTGAAGCGGGGCAGCGTTACCCGATCCTCATCCTCACGGCGCGTGGCAGCTGGCAGGACAAGGTCGAAGGCCTCAAGCACGGTGCCGACGACTACCTGGTCAAGCCGTTCCACGTGGAAGAACTGCTGGCGCGCATCAACGCGCTGGTGCGTCGCGCCAGTGGCTGGTCGAAGCCGGTGCTGGCCTGTGGTCCGATCAAGCTCGACACCACGGCGCAAACCGTGTCGGTGGAAGGCAAGCTGGTCGACCTCACCAGCTACGAATACAAGGTGCTGGAATACCTGATGCTGCATGCGGGCGAGCTGGTCTCCAAGGCCGACCTGACCGAGCACATCTACCAGCAGGATTTCGATCGCGACTCGAATGTGCTGGAGGTCTTCATCGGCCGACTGCGCAGGAAGCTCGACCCGGAAGGCACCCTCAAGCCCATCGAGACGGTACGTGGACGCGGATACCGCTTTGCCATCCCTCGCAGCGAAGCCGACGACGAATGA
- a CDS encoding PepSY domain-containing protein, which yields MSALLLLLGAFSAFAQAVEPSMSLEEAVNQVQQETQGKILSASTVRRGRNAFEHRIKVLTPNGHVRVVTVNTDAAKSPSSPDSTKNPAGNGEGNKEKH from the coding sequence TTGTCGGCTCTATTGTTGCTTCTGGGCGCCTTTTCGGCGTTTGCCCAGGCCGTGGAGCCGTCGATGTCGCTGGAAGAAGCCGTGAACCAGGTGCAGCAGGAAACCCAGGGCAAGATCCTGTCGGCCAGTACGGTTCGCCGCGGTCGCAACGCGTTCGAGCACCGGATCAAGGTGCTGACGCCCAACGGCCATGTCCGCGTGGTCACGGTGAACACGGACGCCGCCAAATCCCCCTCATCCCCCGATTCCACCAAGAATCCCGCCGGTAACGGCGAGGGCAACAAGGAGAAACACTGA
- a CDS encoding biotin--[acetyl-CoA-carboxylase] ligase — protein MQAQPLLTKLAGGEAMSGEALAEHFGVTRAAVWKQIEALRSRGVPIEARGSAGYRLPWPIQMLDAKAIRAGVPTPWRKRLGALDVVWEIDSTSSELQRRGAAAPDLSVVIAETQSAGRGRRGRTWLSPPGLNLYLSCLKRFDGGFASLTGLSLAVGVIVMRALGALGLCDAGLKWPNDVLTPDGKLAGILVELSGEYQGPCAAVIGIGLNLRLTDALRQQAGQPISDLATLAGGEAPDRNRVAAALITALCEGLDQFDRQGFAGFVDDYASHDLLRGAPLRVQGPQAQWDGVGAGVDARGALCVRTEEGLQSFDSADVSVRRA, from the coding sequence ATGCAGGCGCAACCATTGCTGACCAAGCTGGCCGGGGGCGAAGCCATGTCCGGCGAAGCACTGGCCGAGCATTTCGGCGTGACGCGTGCTGCCGTCTGGAAACAGATCGAAGCCTTGCGGTCGCGCGGAGTTCCCATCGAAGCGCGTGGCTCGGCGGGTTACCGCCTGCCGTGGCCCATCCAGATGCTCGATGCCAAGGCCATTCGCGCTGGCGTGCCAACCCCATGGCGCAAGCGCCTGGGTGCGCTCGACGTGGTCTGGGAAATCGATTCGACGTCCAGCGAACTGCAGCGACGCGGTGCCGCCGCGCCGGACCTGAGCGTCGTGATCGCCGAGACGCAGAGCGCCGGGCGCGGTCGCCGGGGCCGCACCTGGTTGTCGCCGCCGGGACTCAATCTGTATCTCTCGTGCCTGAAGCGCTTCGATGGCGGTTTCGCCTCCTTGACCGGCCTTTCGCTCGCCGTGGGCGTCATCGTGATGCGCGCGCTGGGTGCCCTGGGTCTGTGCGATGCCGGGCTCAAATGGCCGAACGACGTGCTGACGCCGGACGGCAAGCTCGCGGGCATCCTGGTCGAACTCAGTGGTGAGTATCAGGGACCGTGCGCGGCGGTCATCGGCATCGGTCTCAATCTGCGGCTCACCGATGCCCTGCGCCAGCAGGCGGGCCAGCCGATCAGTGATCTGGCTACCCTGGCAGGTGGTGAGGCGCCGGATCGAAATCGCGTCGCCGCCGCCCTGATCACGGCGTTGTGCGAGGGCCTGGATCAATTCGACCGCCAGGGCTTTGCCGGTTTCGTCGATGACTACGCAAGCCACGACCTGCTGCGCGGCGCACCGTTGCGCGTGCAAGGTCCGCAGGCGCAATGGGACGGCGTGGGCGCGGGCGTGGATGCGCGCGGCGCCCTTTGCGTGCGTACCGAGGAAGGCTTGCAGAGCTTCGACAGCGCCGACGTATCGGTGCGACGCGCATGA
- a CDS encoding type III pantothenate kinase: MRLLLDLGNTRLKWWLPGAVDAMNRDAISWDDDIATGLRAAWAPHDAPTEVWAASVVDAARERVVEEVLAARWGIAPNWVRTPADGCGVRNAYAEPHRLGIDRFLAMVAAHADGVGACVLVGVGTALTLDALTDDGHHLGGLIAPGPQLMQQSLLGATARVRPERPGRVVDAADNTADAVASGCWQAAAALVERFVAHMSPALGANAVVRIGGGDGESLKSLLALPVELVADGVLHGLDVWANAQSGVGRAS; encoded by the coding sequence ATGAGGCTTCTGCTCGATCTCGGCAACACGCGCCTGAAATGGTGGCTGCCCGGCGCGGTAGATGCCATGAATCGCGATGCCATCAGCTGGGACGACGATATCGCCACCGGCCTCCGCGCCGCCTGGGCGCCGCACGATGCGCCCACCGAAGTGTGGGCTGCGTCCGTGGTTGATGCGGCGCGAGAGCGCGTGGTGGAAGAGGTGCTGGCCGCACGTTGGGGTATCGCGCCGAACTGGGTACGCACGCCAGCCGACGGCTGCGGTGTGCGCAATGCCTATGCCGAGCCGCACCGGCTGGGCATCGATCGTTTCCTGGCGATGGTCGCCGCGCATGCCGACGGCGTTGGCGCCTGCGTCCTGGTCGGCGTCGGCACCGCGCTGACGCTCGATGCCCTGACGGACGACGGTCATCATCTGGGCGGTCTGATCGCACCCGGCCCGCAGCTCATGCAGCAATCGCTGCTGGGTGCCACCGCGCGCGTTCGTCCCGAACGCCCGGGCCGCGTCGTCGATGCCGCCGACAATACCGCCGACGCCGTCGCGTCCGGATGCTGGCAGGCCGCAGCTGCGCTGGTGGAACGCTTTGTGGCCCACATGTCGCCCGCGCTGGGTGCGAACGCCGTGGTTCGCATCGGCGGCGGTGACGGGGAAAGTCTGAAATCGTTGCTGGCGCTGCCGGTCGAACTCGTCGCCGACGGTGTGCTGCATGGACTGGACGTGTGGGCGAATGCGCAGTCCGGCGTGGGTAGGGCTTCCTAG